From Coraliomargarita parva, one genomic window encodes:
- a CDS encoding zinc-dependent metalloprotease family protein — protein sequence MPAPLAVEEPDHLPLTAKTERAQQAAAGLAARPEHREAGRAGHESVVSLIGDLGADVVWNEVSPAARWAKEVTIPSAMLDADRTTLEPGDIVELALFDGQALQAVVTDSRMWGRAGRTFAATARSTEDPEDFIVIASVDGVFRLSASVGHGRHLYEIRYVPESGSHVLLEVDRLNSFFPGCGAEADAVDGAAMAADASGDEVGTDTVAAPDGDELDANVVFDLMMVYTPAALATKGTLANMEATLSVAVTLVNIVHENSETGVEYNLVHTAEIAFVETDDPKEDLKALTNADGVMDEVHSWRNEYEADFVSLLIDTNEIGGTAWRPDTFGRPDLAFSLLRVQQCDSASTNTTAHELAHNLGVGHSRTQTQQSYDGQGVMPFAAGWQWADAGSPYSVGYCSVMTYENFDSDGTREYDRLPYFSDPYREYNGVAMGEANQGNAVRTIREGRYYNAAFRGSYQLPRYESFPYSYSFGSSVNAWFHPRGYVHSWNTYQAGATVSNGTGPTEAYGDVYYGYVEATSHYSTEAAIEAEFDFTHMDSPSIEFAYHMYDQYDSTMGILQLEISTDQGQSWSTLVLIVGDQGDAWQQADYSLDAYAGQVVRLRFRANVGNGYRSDIAIDAIRIEDEAASDVPANFLQWLFENYPEIEDASAGGDPDGDGFCNFLEYAVGGSPVLRAAACPVQFTQSESAQSVKFCFNRGQSSVRYYIEATDDIRDWTGAGIIWDSDAPDPEPALVPIGSVQTIEIPVSAGARYFRLQVSE from the coding sequence GGGACTTGGGTGCGGATGTGGTCTGGAATGAAGTCAGCCCGGCGGCTCGGTGGGCGAAGGAAGTGACCATTCCTTCCGCTATGCTGGACGCAGACCGCACGACGCTGGAGCCGGGAGATATCGTCGAGTTGGCACTTTTTGACGGGCAAGCTCTACAGGCTGTGGTGACGGACAGTCGGATGTGGGGTCGAGCCGGCCGGACCTTTGCGGCGACCGCCCGTTCGACGGAAGATCCTGAGGATTTTATCGTGATTGCGTCGGTCGACGGCGTTTTCAGGCTGTCGGCCAGTGTCGGGCACGGCCGGCATCTCTACGAAATACGCTATGTCCCGGAGTCGGGGAGCCATGTTTTGCTGGAAGTGGACCGCTTGAACTCTTTTTTCCCGGGTTGCGGAGCGGAAGCCGATGCTGTGGACGGGGCTGCCATGGCAGCGGATGCCTCCGGAGACGAGGTCGGGACGGACACAGTGGCTGCGCCCGACGGCGATGAATTGGATGCCAATGTGGTCTTTGACCTCATGATGGTGTACACGCCCGCCGCCTTGGCGACCAAGGGTACGCTTGCCAACATGGAAGCGACCTTGTCCGTGGCGGTCACTCTGGTCAACATCGTGCATGAGAACAGTGAGACAGGGGTGGAGTACAATCTGGTGCACACGGCGGAAATTGCATTCGTGGAGACGGACGACCCGAAGGAGGACCTGAAGGCCTTGACCAATGCCGATGGTGTGATGGACGAGGTGCACAGTTGGCGGAACGAGTACGAAGCGGACTTTGTCAGCCTGCTGATAGATACGAATGAGATCGGTGGGACCGCATGGCGTCCGGATACCTTCGGTCGGCCGGATCTAGCCTTTTCACTGCTGCGCGTGCAGCAGTGCGATTCGGCCAGTACGAACACCACCGCGCATGAACTGGCCCACAACCTCGGGGTCGGGCATTCGCGCACACAGACGCAGCAAAGCTACGATGGCCAGGGCGTCATGCCTTTCGCCGCGGGTTGGCAGTGGGCGGACGCGGGCAGCCCGTATTCGGTCGGCTATTGCTCGGTGATGACCTACGAGAATTTCGACAGCGACGGGACCCGTGAATATGATCGCCTTCCTTATTTTTCGGATCCGTACCGTGAGTACAACGGGGTCGCGATGGGCGAAGCCAACCAAGGCAATGCGGTGCGGACTATCCGTGAAGGGCGCTACTACAATGCCGCTTTCCGCGGGAGCTACCAACTGCCTCGATATGAGAGTTTCCCCTACAGCTATTCCTTCGGTAGCTCGGTCAACGCCTGGTTTCATCCCCGCGGGTACGTGCACTCCTGGAATACCTACCAGGCCGGTGCTACGGTGAGCAACGGAACCGGACCGACCGAAGCCTATGGCGATGTCTATTACGGCTACGTCGAAGCGACTTCGCACTACTCCACAGAGGCCGCCATTGAGGCGGAGTTCGACTTTACACACATGGACAGTCCGTCGATCGAATTCGCCTATCATATGTATGACCAGTATGACAGTACGATGGGCATCCTGCAGCTTGAGATCTCCACGGATCAGGGGCAAAGCTGGAGCACGCTTGTGCTGATCGTGGGTGACCAGGGGGATGCCTGGCAACAGGCGGATTATTCATTGGATGCGTATGCCGGGCAGGTGGTGCGGCTTCGTTTCCGTGCCAATGTGGGCAACGGCTACCGTAGCGATATTGCCATTGATGCCATCCGGATCGAAGACGAAGCGGCTTCGGACGTGCCGGCGAACTTCCTGCAATGGCTCTTTGAAAACTATCCCGAAATCGAGGATGCTTCTGCGGGGGGCGACCCGGACGGGGATGGGTTCTGTAATTTCCTGGAGTATGCGGTGGGGGGCTCGCCCGTGCTGCGTGCCGCGGCCTGTCCGGTTCAGTTCACCCAGTCTGAGTCGGCGCAGTCGGTCAAGTTCTGCTTCAACCGCGGGCAGAGCTCGGTGCGCTACTACATTGAGGCGACGGATGATATCCGTGACTGGACCGGTGCCGGGATCATTTGGGACTCCGACGCGCCGGATCCGGAGCCTGCACTCGTGCCGATCGGATCCGTTCAGACGATCGAAATCCCGGTCAGCGCAGGCGCCCGTTATTTCCGCCTGCAGGTCAGCGAGTAG
- a CDS encoding polyprenyl synthetase family protein: MRQATGVNELLKAKLETCRQQVEAGIDQLLPPATTRPKQLHAAMRYSMEAGGKRLRPALLILASELFPSAADPLPAAVAIECLHTYTLIHDDLPSIDDSDLRRGRPACHTQFDEATAVLAGDALLTYSFQLLAGHYRAQPELCAALVSELSEASGSEKLIGGQMEDILNEGKPVEPATLAYIHENKTAALLTAALTMGLSFCTPESEQVDRIRRIGYHMGLTFQIVDDILDATSSAETMGKPVGNDAAADKSTYVALHGLEGARAEAKRHNDLAIAEAEALGGNNTLLIALIQAMEARSN; this comes from the coding sequence ATGCGCCAAGCTACCGGGGTGAACGAGCTATTGAAAGCAAAATTAGAAACTTGCCGCCAACAGGTGGAAGCCGGCATCGACCAGTTGCTCCCTCCCGCCACGACGCGCCCGAAACAATTACATGCCGCCATGCGCTATTCCATGGAGGCCGGGGGCAAGCGACTGCGCCCCGCCCTGCTCATTCTCGCCAGCGAGCTCTTCCCCTCGGCGGCCGACCCGCTCCCCGCGGCGGTCGCAATCGAGTGCCTGCACACCTACACCCTGATCCACGACGACCTGCCCTCGATCGACGACAGTGACCTGCGGCGCGGTCGCCCGGCCTGCCACACCCAATTCGATGAAGCCACCGCCGTCCTCGCCGGCGACGCACTGCTCACCTACAGTTTCCAGTTGCTGGCCGGACATTACCGGGCACAGCCGGAGCTCTGCGCCGCCCTCGTGTCGGAACTGTCCGAAGCATCCGGCAGCGAGAAGCTGATCGGCGGCCAGATGGAGGACATCCTCAACGAAGGGAAGCCCGTCGAACCGGCCACCCTCGCCTATATCCATGAGAACAAGACTGCGGCGCTGCTCACCGCCGCACTGACCATGGGATTGTCCTTCTGTACCCCGGAATCGGAGCAAGTGGACCGGATCCGCCGGATCGGTTACCACATGGGCCTGACCTTTCAAATCGTGGATGACATCCTCGACGCCACCTCCAGCGCCGAAACCATGGGCAAGCCGGTCGGCAACGACGCCGCCGCCGATAAATCGACCTATGTCGCGCTGCACGGCCTGGAAGGCGCCCGCGCCGAAGCCAAGCGGCACAACGACCTGGCCATCGCGGAAGCCGAGGCACTCGGGGGCAACAACACGCTCCTCATCGCCCTGATCCAGGCAATGGAGGCGCGTTCAAACTAA
- a CDS encoding DUF4013 domain-containing protein: MKETPIFEEVQRQLIRQPKFTLKVVIGGLLSFIPVVNILAFGYLYRFTSQLRRSGQPALPEWNEWQGLFLDGLRFGAVWVLFWLLPVLLASGLSSLMAILHVGALGYLIFMSVCLCAPLFFSAALYRLQMRSDFKDLLDLSLIARMTWTLLPRYIVPALALLGFSVLLLPLYGLALFAGFLGVLAFTSLCYRQIERQSA, from the coding sequence ATGAAGGAAACGCCAATTTTCGAGGAAGTTCAGCGCCAGCTGATTCGCCAGCCGAAATTCACCCTGAAGGTCGTGATCGGAGGACTGCTGTCCTTTATCCCCGTCGTCAATATCCTGGCATTCGGATATTTGTATCGCTTTACATCACAACTCAGGCGCAGCGGACAGCCGGCCCTGCCGGAGTGGAACGAGTGGCAGGGCCTCTTTCTGGACGGCCTGCGATTCGGGGCTGTGTGGGTCCTGTTCTGGCTCTTGCCGGTCCTGCTGGCCAGCGGGCTCTCGTCACTCATGGCGATTTTGCATGTCGGTGCGCTTGGCTACCTGATCTTTATGTCGGTCTGCCTGTGCGCGCCGCTCTTTTTCAGTGCTGCGCTCTACCGCTTGCAGATGCGCTCCGATTTCAAGGACCTGCTCGACCTGAGCCTGATCGCGCGGATGACCTGGACCCTGTTGCCCCGGTATATTGTGCCGGCGCTGGCTTTGCTCGGCTTTTCCGTCCTGCTGTTGCCTCTCTACGGTTTGGCACTCTTTGCGGGCTTCCTCGGAGTGCTCGCTTTTACAAGTCTTTGTTATCGTCAGATTGAAAGACAAAGTGCATAA
- a CDS encoding bifunctional 4-hydroxy-2-oxoglutarate aldolase/2-dehydro-3-deoxy-phosphogluconate aldolase: MSQLDQFPVIPVIVIDDANDAEPLAEALIAGGLNIIEVTFRTAAAAEAIERIAKAFPDMMVGAGTVVTPEQAKRAIDAGSKFGLAPGTDPETIAYFKAQGVPFIPGIMTPSDIQAAVKAGCQHLKFFPAGAAGGPKLLSAMAAPYGNLGVKFCPTGGVSLDNMLDYLSMKEVFAIGGSWLATKAQIAAKDWGAITQQVKDALAKAEQA; encoded by the coding sequence ATGTCCCAACTCGATCAATTTCCCGTCATTCCGGTCATCGTCATCGACGATGCCAACGATGCCGAACCGCTCGCCGAAGCACTCATTGCCGGCGGCCTGAACATCATTGAGGTGACCTTCCGCACCGCGGCGGCCGCAGAAGCCATTGAGCGCATCGCCAAGGCCTTCCCCGACATGATGGTCGGTGCCGGCACGGTGGTCACTCCCGAACAAGCCAAACGCGCGATTGATGCGGGCAGCAAGTTCGGTCTGGCCCCGGGCACGGATCCGGAAACCATCGCCTACTTCAAGGCGCAGGGCGTGCCCTTCATTCCGGGCATCATGACCCCGTCCGACATCCAGGCCGCGGTCAAGGCCGGTTGCCAGCATCTCAAGTTCTTCCCGGCCGGCGCCGCAGGCGGTCCCAAGCTGCTCAGCGCCATGGCGGCCCCCTACGGCAACCTCGGTGTGAAGTTCTGCCCGACCGGCGGGGTCTCGCTCGACAACATGCTCGACTACCTCTCGATGAAGGAGGTCTTCGCCATCGGCGGATCCTGGCTCGCCACCAAGGCCCAAATCGCCGCCAAGGACTGGGGCGCGATCACCCAACAGGTGAAGGACGCACTGGCCAAGGCCGAGCAAGCCTAG
- a CDS encoding sugar kinase, which yields MAIDIKPAESCEYACVSLGEVMLRLDPGEGRVHTTRQFTAWEGGGEYNVTRGLRRCFGLKTAVVTAFADNPVGRLVEDFILQGGVDTQYIKWVDYDGIGRTVRNGLNFTERGFGIRGAVGCPDRGNTAASQLKPGDIDWEEIFGKRGAQWFHTGGIYAALSATTPDVVLEAVKCAKKHGTIVSYDLNYRPSLWKDFGGLKKCQEVNREIAKYVDVMIGNEEDFTACLGFEVEGVDENISHIPVEAFKAMINTAIKEFPNFKATATTLRAVKTATVNDWAAMAWHDGEFYESLQFPGLEILDRVGGGDSFASGFIYGFLSENDPQEAVDYGCVHGALAMTTPGDTTMASLKEVKKIKAGGGARVDR from the coding sequence ATGGCTATCGATATCAAACCTGCTGAATCTTGCGAATACGCCTGCGTTTCCCTTGGCGAAGTGATGCTTCGTCTGGATCCGGGTGAAGGCCGTGTGCACACCACACGCCAGTTCACCGCCTGGGAAGGTGGCGGTGAATACAATGTGACCCGTGGCCTGCGCCGCTGCTTCGGTCTCAAGACAGCAGTGGTCACCGCCTTTGCCGACAATCCGGTCGGCCGTCTGGTCGAGGACTTCATCCTGCAGGGCGGCGTCGACACGCAATACATCAAGTGGGTGGACTACGACGGCATCGGCCGCACCGTCCGCAATGGATTGAACTTTACCGAGCGCGGCTTCGGGATCCGCGGTGCCGTGGGCTGCCCGGACCGTGGCAATACCGCCGCCAGCCAGCTCAAACCCGGCGACATCGACTGGGAGGAAATCTTCGGCAAGCGCGGCGCCCAGTGGTTCCACACCGGCGGCATCTACGCCGCCCTGAGCGCCACCACTCCGGACGTCGTGCTGGAAGCCGTGAAGTGTGCGAAGAAGCACGGTACGATCGTCAGCTACGACCTGAACTACCGCCCTTCCCTCTGGAAGGATTTCGGCGGCCTGAAGAAGTGCCAGGAAGTGAACCGCGAGATCGCGAAGTATGTCGACGTGATGATCGGCAACGAAGAAGACTTTACCGCCTGCCTCGGCTTCGAAGTCGAAGGGGTGGACGAAAATATCTCCCACATCCCGGTCGAAGCCTTTAAGGCCATGATCAATACCGCGATCAAGGAGTTCCCAAACTTCAAGGCCACCGCCACCACCCTGCGCGCGGTGAAGACCGCCACCGTGAACGACTGGGCCGCCATGGCCTGGCACGACGGTGAATTCTACGAATCCCTCCAGTTCCCGGGACTCGAGATCCTCGACCGTGTGGGCGGCGGCGACAGCTTCGCTTCCGGCTTCATTTACGGGTTCCTTTCCGAGAACGACCCGCAGGAAGCGGTCGACTACGGCTGCGTGCATGGCGCGCTGGCCATGACCACACCGGGCGACACCACCATGGCTTCACTCAAGGAAGTGAAGAAGATCAAGGCTGGCGGCGGTGCCCGCGTGGATCGGTAG
- a CDS encoding AraC family transcriptional regulator: MIQTKHVLMVLGSYDQSAHEGIARYAGQHAWHLNVSILKDFQLPEHWQGDGIITSMNNSRQLEDFILNAKVPTVDLSIWREDIDLPRVAADNDEIGRVGAQHFIEMGHRNCAWFALASNPVSQTRYQGYSDELAKAGIECIRLDTQRPQDAAFIRQRLLELPKPCAIYTKSDYDSAWLCNLCFDVDLRVPDDIAILGADDNPLICESQAVPLSSVRHDLKRIGYEGAAMLDQLMADQPLTERLKLIKPRGISVRKSTDALAVTDPLIREVLVYLKSHYRRSIGTAEIAEQFKLSRRSLELRFREQMHSSIREFLIRLRINEAKALLNYSKEPIETIAAMTGFCHAPHFSSTFKKIVGLSPTQFRKA; this comes from the coding sequence ATGATTCAGACCAAGCATGTCCTCATGGTTTTGGGGAGCTATGATCAATCGGCCCATGAAGGCATTGCCCGCTATGCAGGGCAACATGCTTGGCACCTGAATGTCAGTATCTTGAAGGATTTCCAGCTGCCTGAGCACTGGCAGGGCGACGGCATCATCACCTCCATGAACAACAGCCGGCAGCTGGAGGACTTTATCCTCAATGCCAAGGTGCCGACGGTCGACCTCTCGATCTGGCGTGAGGACATTGATTTGCCCCGTGTGGCCGCCGATAACGACGAGATCGGGCGGGTGGGGGCGCAGCACTTTATCGAAATGGGGCACCGGAACTGCGCCTGGTTTGCCCTCGCCAGCAATCCGGTTAGCCAGACCCGCTATCAGGGCTATAGCGACGAGCTGGCCAAGGCCGGGATCGAATGTATCCGTCTCGATACCCAGCGTCCGCAGGACGCCGCCTTTATCCGACAGCGGCTGCTTGAACTGCCCAAGCCCTGCGCGATCTATACCAAGAGCGACTACGACTCCGCCTGGCTCTGTAACCTCTGCTTCGACGTCGACCTCCGTGTGCCCGACGATATCGCCATTCTCGGGGCCGACGACAATCCGCTGATCTGCGAGAGTCAGGCGGTGCCGCTTTCCAGCGTGCGCCATGACCTGAAGCGCATCGGCTACGAGGGGGCCGCCATGTTGGACCAGCTGATGGCCGACCAGCCGCTGACGGAGCGCCTCAAGCTGATCAAACCGCGCGGCATCTCCGTGCGCAAGAGCACCGATGCCCTGGCCGTAACCGATCCCCTGATCCGTGAGGTGCTCGTATATTTGAAGAGCCATTATCGCCGCTCCATTGGAACCGCCGAGATCGCCGAGCAATTCAAGCTCAGCCGCCGTTCTCTCGAGCTGCGCTTCCGCGAGCAAATGCACAGCAGCATCCGAGAGTTCCTCATCCGCTTGCGGATCAATGAAGCCAAGGCTTTGCTCAACTATTCCAAGGAGCCGATCGAAACCATCGCCGCCATGACCGGATTTTGCCACGCCCCGCATTTCAGCAGCACCTTTAAAAAAATCGTCGGCCTCTC